The following coding sequences lie in one Myxococcus xanthus genomic window:
- the hprK gene encoding HPr(Ser) kinase/phosphatase, with amino-acid sequence MKSIRISQLLEDRDYDMRLSLVAGGGGLSRIVVSSRIQKPGLALAGFTEHLHPHRVQVFGNTEISYLATLPEARQRESLAQLFGEEELACVVVTKDLDIPQALVSACEGAGLALMKTPLLSSDFIMRVQTFLEEALTESSSLHGVLMDVFGVGILLLGKSGIGKSEIALDLVMRAHRLVADDIVDVTRRKGAVYGAGNPVIKHHMEIRGLGIINIKDLFGVAAIREQKKIELVIELQEWDPHQEYDRLGVEDRHLQIVGVDIPLSVVPVRPGRNMATIIEVAARNQLLKLQGHHSAREFAERLNRAIAEGAMRRTLGEEVE; translated from the coding sequence ATGAAATCCATCCGCATCTCCCAACTCCTCGAGGACCGCGACTACGACATGCGGCTCAGTCTCGTCGCCGGCGGCGGCGGGCTGTCGCGCATTGTCGTGTCCTCGCGCATCCAGAAGCCGGGGCTGGCGCTTGCGGGCTTCACCGAGCACCTGCATCCGCACCGCGTCCAGGTGTTCGGCAACACGGAGATTTCGTACCTGGCCACGCTGCCGGAAGCGCGGCAGCGCGAGTCGCTGGCGCAGCTCTTCGGCGAGGAGGAGCTGGCGTGCGTGGTGGTGACCAAGGACCTGGACATTCCCCAGGCCCTCGTCTCCGCGTGTGAAGGCGCGGGGCTGGCGCTGATGAAGACGCCGTTGCTCTCCAGTGACTTCATCATGCGGGTGCAGACCTTCCTGGAAGAGGCCCTCACCGAGTCCAGCAGCCTGCACGGGGTGTTGATGGACGTGTTCGGCGTGGGCATCTTGCTGCTGGGCAAGAGCGGCATCGGCAAGAGCGAGATTGCCCTGGACCTGGTGATGCGGGCCCACCGCCTGGTCGCGGACGACATCGTGGACGTCACCCGCCGCAAGGGGGCCGTCTACGGCGCTGGCAACCCGGTCATCAAGCACCACATGGAGATTCGCGGCCTGGGCATCATCAACATCAAGGACCTGTTCGGCGTGGCCGCCATCCGCGAACAGAAGAAAATCGAGCTGGTCATCGAGCTCCAGGAGTGGGACCCCCACCAGGAGTATGATCGGCTGGGCGTGGAGGACAGGCATCTGCAGATTGTGGGGGTGGACATCCCCCTGTCGGTGGTGCCCGTTCGTCCGGGCCGCAACATGGCGACCATCATCGAGGTCGCCGCGCGTAATCAGTTGCTAAAGCTACAGGGCCACCACTCGGCGAGAGAGTTCGCCGAGCGACTCAACCGGGCCATCGCCGAAGGGGCGATGCGCCGTACCCTGGGAGAAGAGGTCGAGTGA
- a CDS encoding SMI1/KNR4 family protein, with protein sequence MQMPALLEEVSRVHHARPPATPAQIAAFEQSVGWRLDPDLRAFYLHCDGADLFGTVDPAFSFFPLAEIRRARVTMRKKDTDKAGPSSWYALCDVRDSNYILLDVSHQLDGRYPIRDGYNEAFPDPAYCRQIARSFSEFLAGALRSNGRWFWLPEQ encoded by the coding sequence ATGCAAATGCCTGCCTTGCTCGAAGAGGTGTCCCGCGTTCACCACGCGCGGCCCCCTGCTACGCCCGCTCAAATCGCGGCCTTCGAGCAAAGCGTTGGATGGCGCCTAGACCCAGACCTCCGCGCCTTCTACCTGCATTGCGATGGCGCAGACCTCTTTGGGACTGTTGACCCCGCCTTCTCCTTCTTTCCGCTCGCGGAGATTCGTCGCGCACGGGTGACCATGAGGAAGAAGGACACGGACAAGGCCGGTCCCTCGTCTTGGTATGCCCTCTGCGACGTGCGGGACAGCAACTACATCCTGCTCGATGTGAGCCACCAGTTGGACGGCCGCTACCCCATTCGCGACGGCTACAACGAAGCGTTTCCGGATCCGGCCTACTGCCGCCAAATCGCGCGCTCTTTCTCGGAGTTTCTAGCGGGCGCGCTACGCTCCAATGGGCGTTGGTTTTGGCTGCCAGAGCAGTAG
- a CDS encoding ABC transporter ATP-binding protein, with protein MEPLLVTRALVAGYGPRPILHGVACEVRPGELWAVLGPNGTGKSTLLRAVLGLGPWTRGEVRLLGRERAAWEPRALARKVAWVPQTIESTEGFSGLELVLMGRSPHLGLWGLPSAADVALAREVMTELGIAHLSERPAEALSGGERRMLMLARGLVQQPELLLLDEPTAFLDVAHQVGSLDRVRARVDAGLGAVAVLHDVNLAAAFATHVLLLRDGQVLAQGPANEVLERGSLETLYGLPMETALAPSGARLFAPRAPSR; from the coding sequence GTGGAGCCCCTGCTTGTCACCCGGGCGCTGGTCGCGGGCTACGGTCCTCGTCCCATCTTGCATGGTGTGGCGTGCGAGGTCCGGCCCGGTGAGCTGTGGGCGGTGCTCGGCCCCAACGGCACGGGCAAGAGCACGCTGCTGCGCGCGGTGCTGGGCCTGGGGCCCTGGACGCGCGGAGAAGTCCGCCTGCTGGGCCGCGAGCGCGCCGCCTGGGAGCCCCGAGCGCTCGCCCGCAAGGTGGCTTGGGTGCCGCAGACCATCGAATCCACGGAGGGCTTCAGCGGCCTGGAACTGGTGTTGATGGGCCGCAGTCCGCACCTGGGCCTCTGGGGTCTGCCGTCCGCGGCCGACGTGGCGCTCGCGCGGGAGGTGATGACGGAGCTCGGCATTGCGCACCTGTCCGAGCGGCCCGCGGAGGCCCTCTCTGGAGGCGAGCGCCGGATGTTGATGCTGGCGCGAGGACTGGTGCAGCAGCCCGAGTTGTTGCTGCTGGATGAGCCCACCGCCTTCCTGGACGTGGCCCACCAGGTGGGCTCGCTCGACCGCGTGCGCGCGCGCGTGGACGCGGGGCTGGGCGCGGTGGCGGTGCTGCATGACGTGAACCTCGCCGCCGCCTTCGCCACCCACGTGCTGCTCCTCCGGGATGGCCAGGTGCTCGCGCAGGGGCCGGCGAACGAGGTGCTGGAGCGTGGCTCCCTGGAAACGCTCTACGGGCTGCCCATGGAAACCGCGCTGGCTCCGTCCGGCGCCCGGCTCTTCGCGCCCCGAGCACCCTCGCGCTGA
- the rapZ gene encoding RNase adapter RapZ, whose amino-acid sequence MTAPAKQIVIITGMSGSGKSTAIRALEDSGFFCIDNLPVLLLPKLTELAGGGHFERMALVVDVREGVFLKDAPRILAEVRRAGHQVEVLFLDASDDSLIRRFSETRRRHPLAPNGTVAEGIKAERQALRDLRELADQVIDSSTLNVHDLKRMVQARFSPEPAAGPSLSIMSFGYRYGVPPQADLVLDVRFLPNPYFVPEMKGLTGKVPKVAAYVLEREETQQFLEKVVDLCRFLFPRYQKEGKAYLTVALGCTGGKHRSVAIAAELTQRLTDEDTRVQLWDRDIEKE is encoded by the coding sequence GTGACCGCCCCCGCGAAACAGATCGTCATCATCACCGGCATGTCCGGGTCCGGTAAGTCCACCGCCATCCGCGCGTTGGAGGATTCGGGCTTCTTCTGTATCGACAACCTGCCGGTGTTGCTCTTGCCCAAGCTCACGGAGCTGGCGGGCGGCGGCCACTTCGAGCGCATGGCGCTGGTGGTGGACGTCCGCGAAGGCGTCTTCCTCAAGGACGCGCCTCGCATCCTCGCCGAGGTCCGCCGCGCCGGGCACCAGGTGGAAGTGCTCTTCCTGGACGCCAGCGACGACAGCCTCATCCGCCGCTTCAGCGAGACGCGCCGCCGCCACCCGCTGGCGCCCAACGGCACCGTCGCCGAGGGCATCAAGGCGGAGCGCCAGGCGCTGCGTGACTTGCGCGAGCTGGCCGACCAGGTCATCGACTCGTCCACGCTGAACGTGCATGACTTGAAGCGCATGGTGCAGGCGCGCTTCAGCCCGGAGCCCGCCGCGGGCCCCAGCCTGTCCATCATGTCGTTCGGCTACCGCTACGGCGTGCCGCCCCAGGCGGACCTCGTCCTGGACGTGCGCTTCCTGCCCAATCCGTACTTCGTTCCGGAGATGAAGGGGCTCACGGGCAAGGTGCCGAAGGTGGCGGCCTACGTGCTGGAGCGTGAGGAGACGCAGCAGTTCCTCGAGAAGGTCGTGGACCTCTGCCGCTTCCTCTTCCCTCGCTACCAGAAGGAGGGGAAGGCGTACCTCACCGTGGCCCTGGGCTGCACCGGTGGCAAGCACCGCTCCGTCGCCATCGCCGCCGAGCTCACCCAGCGCCTGACGGACGAAGACACCCGCGTCCAGCTCTGGGACCGGGACATCGAGAAGGAATAG
- a CDS encoding serine/threonine-protein kinase: MCCCARVLHGRRVSLASRYTCAMANTDDRGSGADDSPELSTQVVSADVQGAVPRSAPHAAESPSARDASGDWRSRSPLGQRVGRFIPLKLLGQGGMGAVFAAYDPDLDRKVALKLLSVEARSADEEGGRARLLREAQAMARVSHPNVIPIYEVGTWDTQVFFTMEWVAGGTLADWRREKLRSWREVLEKYLQAGRGLEAAHAAGLVHRDFKPANVLVGRDGRVYVTDFGLARPVDNLPLDEQPTLARVRDASETSRTLHDPLTETGVVLGTPPFMSPEQFRGESLDPRSDQFSFCAALYRALYNQRPFDPDELSRAAKALRSAPAKVTAPLERAGREPSPIHEPPSDARVPAWVRRAVMRGLSLEPEARFASMGALLEALSQEQQRARARKAGGMAAATVALVGAVGGGLWFQSSVCAGAEGLLADTWGAEAKQRLSSAFAATGSPLAGDMAGRVGQVLDAYASSWAQQHTDACEATRLREVQPEALFTQRVVCLERRHKDLRALVGALSQVDKAGVEKALDAAYALPSPEDCADVESLASQQPRPADPAMRAELESLEGALSEVKALVDTSRYPQALAAANAVESRVLAARYAPLTAELRFHQGWLQAVLGEKDRGAGLLEQAVYDATSGRADRLEVSILNKLLYVEGERERFEHASQWARLGKATLQRLGGDAVLRGDLLVNEANLALMRGQTDDARALLEEANTVLTDALVPGHPKRARVTFSLGRVLLEVGAFPEAVRVMEDALRQTEAAVGPRHLDVARRHQGLSMALREQREFARALAHAQASVALHRELLGDSHLKLAEALDEEGMSLLALSRHEEALKVYEAALAVKHAQLGPDDEDLQYSYDGVGQALLGLGRTREALAPLRKAVAFTGAQEDSLGESGFALARALWKEGQGVEARTEAAKARERFTASGRALQAEAVRAWLDELPPETKAKPARPQQRRRR; encoded by the coding sequence GTGTGTTGTTGCGCGCGAGTCCTTCATGGGCGCAGGGTGTCGCTCGCTTCCCGGTACACTTGCGCAATGGCCAACACCGATGACCGGGGCTCGGGTGCTGATGATTCGCCAGAGCTGTCCACGCAGGTCGTGTCAGCGGATGTGCAGGGGGCGGTGCCGCGCAGCGCGCCGCATGCGGCGGAGTCTCCCTCCGCGCGCGACGCGTCTGGGGATTGGCGTTCGCGGAGCCCGCTGGGCCAGCGGGTGGGGCGCTTCATTCCGTTGAAGCTGCTGGGGCAGGGCGGCATGGGCGCGGTGTTCGCGGCCTATGACCCGGACCTGGACCGCAAGGTGGCGCTCAAGTTGTTGAGCGTGGAGGCCCGCTCCGCGGACGAGGAGGGCGGGCGGGCCCGGCTGCTGCGCGAGGCGCAGGCCATGGCGCGTGTCTCCCATCCCAATGTCATTCCCATCTACGAGGTGGGCACCTGGGACACGCAGGTCTTCTTCACCATGGAGTGGGTGGCGGGTGGCACGCTGGCGGACTGGCGGCGCGAGAAGCTCCGTTCCTGGCGCGAGGTGCTGGAGAAGTACCTGCAAGCGGGACGCGGGTTGGAGGCCGCGCACGCGGCGGGGCTGGTGCACCGCGACTTCAAGCCCGCCAACGTGCTGGTGGGGCGTGACGGGCGCGTCTATGTCACCGACTTCGGCCTGGCGCGTCCCGTGGACAACCTGCCTCTGGACGAACAGCCCACGCTGGCGCGCGTGCGCGACGCCTCGGAGACGTCGCGCACGCTGCATGACCCGCTCACCGAAACGGGCGTCGTCCTGGGCACGCCGCCGTTCATGTCCCCTGAACAGTTCCGCGGCGAGTCCCTGGACCCGCGCTCGGACCAGTTCAGCTTCTGCGCGGCGCTGTACCGGGCGCTCTACAACCAGCGTCCCTTCGACCCCGACGAGCTCTCTCGGGCCGCGAAGGCGCTGCGGTCCGCACCCGCGAAGGTGACGGCGCCGCTGGAGCGAGCCGGGCGGGAGCCCTCGCCCATCCACGAGCCGCCCAGCGACGCCCGCGTCCCCGCCTGGGTGCGGCGCGCGGTGATGCGGGGGTTGTCACTGGAGCCGGAGGCGCGCTTCGCCTCCATGGGGGCGCTGCTGGAGGCGCTGTCGCAAGAGCAGCAGCGCGCACGGGCCCGCAAGGCGGGAGGCATGGCCGCGGCCACGGTGGCGCTGGTGGGGGCGGTGGGAGGCGGGCTGTGGTTTCAGTCCAGCGTCTGCGCGGGCGCGGAGGGGCTGCTGGCGGACACCTGGGGGGCCGAGGCGAAGCAGCGACTGTCCTCGGCCTTCGCGGCCACGGGCAGCCCCCTGGCGGGGGACATGGCGGGCCGGGTGGGGCAGGTGTTGGATGCCTATGCCAGCAGTTGGGCGCAGCAGCACACCGACGCGTGCGAGGCCACGCGCCTGCGCGAGGTGCAGCCGGAGGCGCTGTTCACCCAGCGCGTGGTGTGTCTGGAGCGGCGGCACAAGGATTTGCGTGCGCTGGTGGGCGCCCTGTCCCAGGTGGACAAGGCGGGCGTGGAGAAGGCGCTGGACGCGGCGTATGCGCTGCCTTCACCCGAGGACTGCGCGGACGTGGAGTCCCTGGCGAGCCAGCAGCCCCGGCCCGCGGACCCGGCAATGCGCGCGGAGCTGGAGTCATTGGAAGGCGCGCTGTCGGAGGTGAAGGCGCTGGTGGACACCAGCCGCTATCCCCAGGCGCTGGCGGCGGCGAACGCGGTGGAGTCGCGGGTGTTGGCCGCGCGGTACGCGCCGCTGACGGCGGAGCTGCGCTTCCACCAGGGATGGCTCCAGGCCGTGCTGGGGGAGAAGGATAGGGGCGCGGGGCTGCTGGAGCAGGCCGTCTATGACGCCACGTCGGGCCGGGCGGACCGGCTGGAGGTCTCCATTCTCAACAAGTTGCTCTACGTGGAAGGGGAGCGCGAGCGCTTCGAGCACGCCTCTCAATGGGCACGTCTGGGCAAGGCGACCCTCCAGCGGTTGGGCGGGGACGCGGTGCTGCGGGGCGACCTGCTGGTGAACGAGGCCAACCTCGCGTTGATGCGCGGTCAGACGGACGACGCCCGGGCGTTGCTGGAGGAAGCCAACACCGTGCTGACGGACGCGCTGGTGCCGGGCCATCCGAAGCGCGCGCGGGTGACGTTCTCACTGGGGCGGGTGCTGCTGGAGGTGGGGGCCTTCCCGGAGGCCGTGCGGGTGATGGAGGATGCGCTGCGCCAGACGGAGGCGGCGGTGGGGCCTCGGCACCTGGACGTGGCTCGGCGCCACCAGGGCCTGTCCATGGCGCTGCGCGAGCAGCGAGAGTTCGCGCGGGCCTTGGCGCATGCCCAGGCCTCCGTGGCGCTGCACCGCGAGCTGCTGGGCGACAGTCACCTGAAGCTGGCGGAGGCGCTCGACGAGGAGGGCATGAGCCTGCTCGCGCTGAGCCGCCACGAAGAGGCGCTGAAAGTCTATGAGGCGGCGCTGGCGGTGAAGCACGCCCAACTGGGGCCCGACGACGAGGACCTCCAGTACTCCTACGACGGCGTGGGGCAGGCCCTGCTGGGACTGGGGCGCACGCGCGAGGCGCTGGCGCCGCTGCGCAAGGCGGTTGCCTTCACGGGCGCGCAGGAGGACTCGCTGGGGGAGTCGGGCTTCGCGCTCGCGCGGGCGCTGTGGAAGGAAGGGCAGGGTGTGGAGGCGCGGACCGAGGCGGCGAAGGCGCGTGAGCGCTTCACGGCCTCGGGCCGGGCGCTCCAGGCCGAGGCGGTGCGGGCGTGGTTGGACGAGCTGCCTCCGGAGACGAAGGCGAAGCCCGCTCGTCCCCAGCAGCGGAGGCGCCGCTAA
- a CDS encoding histidine triad nucleotide-binding protein has translation MSDCLFCKIRDGLIPAKVVYRDDVCVAFEDINPQAPTHVLFIPHKHIPTVNDITTEDRELVGHLFIAAAKVAQERGHADPSDGYRVVMNTHAHAGQTVFHIHLHLLAGRPLGWPPG, from the coding sequence ATGTCCGACTGTCTCTTCTGCAAGATTCGCGACGGGCTCATCCCCGCCAAGGTGGTCTACCGCGACGACGTGTGCGTGGCCTTCGAGGACATCAATCCCCAGGCCCCCACCCACGTGCTCTTCATCCCCCACAAGCACATCCCCACCGTGAACGACATCACGACGGAGGACCGCGAGTTGGTGGGCCACCTCTTCATCGCGGCCGCCAAGGTGGCCCAGGAGCGCGGGCACGCGGACCCGAGCGACGGCTACCGGGTGGTGATGAACACCCATGCGCACGCCGGCCAGACGGTCTTCCACATCCACCTGCACCTGCTGGCCGGGCGCCCGCTGGGCTGGCCGCCGGGTTAG
- a CDS encoding fused MFS/spermidine synthase — MSRYAIAIFASAFLLFGVQPLVGRYSLPWYGGTPGVWTACMLFFQAVLLGGYAYAHGLASRLAPRTQARVHLGLLAVAVLLLGARALLAGSPVAPGPEWRPEGTALAVPRLLAMLAVTIGLPFFVLSTTGPLLQSWFARARPGRSPYPLYALSNAGSLLALLGYPFLVEPWVGRGAQAWGWGVGFVFFAVACAVCALDVMKQPDTAPVATAAPVTATPLTEGAGGEAGAEVARPTVRATMTWLGLSTCASVLLLATTNQLSQDVAAGPFLWVLPLAVYLLTFILAFSRESFYSRTVYAVLLIASGAGVAHAQTQGPQSSLALQLAAYSVALFAGSMVCHGELYRLRPPPRHLSAFYLWVSAGGVLGGLLISVLAPAVFSAYWEYPLSLGACCVVALVGIAKEAGEATRTQRLQRVLRGAMLLLVAGHLTYTMAREQGRARFASRNFFGVVRVMEQGVGSPEDHRFTLLHGAITHGLQYVTPERRGVPTTYYTPEAGLGLAIAEHRRLREAVGLPAGLRVGVLGLGVGTSAALLEAEDTGRFYEIDPAVIALAQGEGGYFSFLGDTPAKVELVEGDARISLERELETGGAQGFDVLALDTFSSDAVPVHLLTQEAVALYRAHLAPHGVLALHISNVHLDLVPLTLAHARALGLHAALVVNETQGDALRSNWMVLSPDREFSWGPTFTRASARVRRLGLREDPDFTWTDEKSSVLHVLRRGRPSASVKDVEASSGPPGPASAQPGTE, encoded by the coding sequence ATGTCCCGCTACGCCATCGCCATCTTCGCCAGTGCGTTCCTCCTGTTCGGCGTGCAACCCCTGGTGGGGCGCTATTCGCTGCCGTGGTACGGCGGAACGCCCGGCGTGTGGACGGCGTGCATGTTGTTCTTCCAGGCGGTGCTGCTGGGGGGCTACGCGTACGCGCACGGACTCGCCTCGCGGCTGGCACCTCGCACGCAAGCCCGCGTCCACCTGGGACTGCTAGCGGTGGCGGTGCTGCTGCTGGGCGCACGTGCGTTGCTGGCGGGCTCGCCGGTGGCACCCGGGCCTGAATGGCGTCCGGAGGGCACCGCGCTGGCCGTGCCCCGGCTGCTGGCGATGCTGGCGGTCACCATCGGCCTGCCTTTCTTCGTGCTGAGCACCACCGGTCCGTTGCTCCAGTCGTGGTTCGCCCGCGCGCGGCCGGGCCGCTCGCCCTATCCGCTCTATGCGCTGTCCAACGCGGGCTCGCTGCTGGCGCTGCTCGGCTATCCCTTCCTGGTGGAGCCGTGGGTGGGACGCGGCGCCCAGGCGTGGGGCTGGGGCGTGGGCTTCGTCTTCTTCGCCGTGGCCTGCGCGGTGTGCGCGCTGGACGTGATGAAGCAGCCGGACACGGCGCCCGTCGCCACGGCCGCGCCCGTGACGGCCACGCCGCTGACGGAAGGCGCCGGGGGAGAGGCCGGCGCGGAGGTGGCACGCCCCACCGTGCGCGCCACGATGACGTGGCTGGGCCTGAGCACCTGCGCGTCGGTGCTGCTGCTGGCAACGACGAACCAGCTCTCACAGGACGTGGCGGCCGGCCCCTTCCTCTGGGTGCTGCCCCTGGCCGTCTACCTGCTGACCTTCATCCTCGCCTTCTCCCGCGAGTCCTTCTACTCGCGGACCGTCTACGCGGTGCTGCTCATCGCCTCGGGCGCGGGCGTGGCGCACGCGCAGACGCAGGGGCCGCAGTCGTCGCTCGCGCTCCAGCTGGCCGCGTACTCCGTGGCCCTCTTCGCGGGCAGCATGGTGTGCCACGGCGAGCTGTACCGGCTGCGCCCACCGCCGCGCCACCTCAGCGCCTTCTACCTGTGGGTGTCCGCGGGCGGTGTGCTGGGCGGGCTGCTCATCAGCGTGCTGGCCCCCGCCGTCTTCAGCGCCTACTGGGAGTACCCCTTGTCGCTGGGCGCGTGCTGCGTCGTCGCGTTGGTGGGCATTGCGAAAGAGGCGGGCGAAGCGACGCGGACGCAGCGGCTGCAGCGCGTCCTGCGCGGCGCCATGCTGCTCCTGGTGGCCGGACACCTGACGTACACCATGGCCCGCGAGCAGGGCCGCGCGCGCTTCGCCTCGCGCAACTTCTTCGGCGTGGTGCGGGTGATGGAGCAGGGCGTGGGCTCACCGGAGGACCACCGCTTCACGCTGCTGCATGGCGCCATCACCCACGGGCTCCAGTACGTGACGCCCGAGCGCAGGGGCGTGCCCACGACGTATTACACGCCAGAGGCGGGCCTGGGACTGGCCATCGCCGAGCATCGCCGGCTGCGCGAAGCCGTGGGGCTGCCCGCGGGGCTTCGCGTGGGCGTGCTGGGGCTGGGGGTGGGCACCAGCGCCGCGTTGCTCGAGGCGGAGGACACCGGGCGCTTCTACGAAATCGACCCCGCGGTCATCGCGCTGGCGCAGGGCGAGGGCGGCTACTTCTCCTTCCTGGGAGACACGCCGGCGAAGGTGGAGCTGGTGGAGGGGGACGCGCGCATCTCCCTGGAGCGGGAGCTGGAGACGGGCGGCGCGCAGGGCTTCGACGTACTCGCGCTGGACACCTTCTCTTCCGACGCGGTGCCGGTGCACCTGCTCACCCAGGAGGCGGTGGCGCTCTACCGCGCGCACCTGGCGCCCCATGGCGTGCTGGCGCTGCACATCAGCAACGTCCACCTGGACCTAGTGCCGCTGACGCTGGCTCACGCGCGGGCCCTGGGGCTGCATGCGGCGCTGGTGGTCAACGAGACGCAAGGGGACGCGCTGCGCAGCAACTGGATGGTGCTGAGCCCGGACCGCGAGTTCTCCTGGGGACCCACCTTCACCCGGGCCTCCGCGCGCGTGCGCCGGCTGGGCCTGCGGGAGGACCCCGACTTCACGTGGACGGACGAGAAGAGCAGCGTGCTGCACGTGCTCCGCCGCGGCAGGCCCTCGGCGAGCGTCAAGGACGTGGAGGCGTCCTCCGGCCCGCCTGGCCCCGCGTCCGCCCAGCCCGGGACGGAGTGA
- a CDS encoding YoaK family protein, with the protein MPFSSESSPGNRRAYTLLSLLLAGVAGLVNTTGFVALGLHTSHMSGSMATLGESLASGNVALAWLAAQLLLSFVVGAVSASVLLEASRQRPRGRHSSALLLEALTLGGIGAWLSYHPSTHEPTLMWGLAYAMGLQNALVTRVSGAVVRTTHITGILTDIGIQVVRLGSWLREGTRGQGLLGLRRRLWALPTAVEFERTRLHLGLGSAFLGGCTLGPMLFARLGAATLAIPCGVLVMLVALDLSAVATSGPQAMPRA; encoded by the coding sequence ATGCCCTTCTCATCGGAATCGTCTCCCGGGAACCGGCGAGCCTACACACTGCTGTCACTGCTGCTCGCGGGCGTGGCGGGCCTGGTGAATACCACGGGCTTCGTGGCGCTGGGCCTGCACACGTCGCACATGTCCGGAAGCATGGCCACGCTGGGAGAGTCCCTGGCCTCGGGCAACGTGGCCCTGGCCTGGCTGGCCGCGCAGCTCCTGCTGTCCTTCGTGGTGGGCGCCGTGTCCGCGTCGGTGCTGCTGGAGGCCTCACGCCAGCGCCCCCGGGGCCGCCACTCCTCCGCGCTGCTGCTGGAGGCGCTCACGCTGGGCGGCATCGGCGCCTGGCTGTCGTACCACCCCAGTACACACGAGCCGACGCTCATGTGGGGCCTGGCCTATGCCATGGGGCTCCAGAACGCGCTCGTCACCCGCGTCTCTGGCGCCGTGGTGCGCACCACGCACATCACCGGCATCCTCACCGACATCGGCATCCAGGTGGTGCGGCTGGGTTCCTGGCTGCGCGAGGGAACGCGGGGCCAGGGCTTGCTGGGCCTGCGACGCCGTCTCTGGGCGCTGCCCACCGCTGTTGAATTCGAGCGGACCCGGCTGCACCTGGGGCTCGGCTCCGCCTTCCTGGGCGGGTGCACGCTGGGGCCGATGCTCTTCGCCCGGCTCGGCGCGGCCACCCTGGCGATTCCCTGCGGGGTGCTGGTGATGCTGGTGGCGCTCGACCTGAGCGCCGTCGCAACCTCCGGCCCCCAGGCGATGCCGCGCGCCTGA